The sequence CTCGCGGCGAAGACCCGGCAGACCGTCACGGGGGCGCTCGACCGCAGCGCGCGCGTCAACCGCCCCCGGCACCAGGACATCGACTGGAACCGGACTATCGCGGCGAACCTGAAGAACTACCTCCCCGAGTACCGCACCGTCGTCCCGGAGAAGCTCATCGGCTACGGGCGGGCCGCACGCGGCGTCAAGAAGGACGTCGTGCTCTGCATCGACCAGTCGGGCTCGATGGCGGCCTCCGTCGTCTACGCCTCCGTGTTCGGCGCGGTGCTCGCCTCGATGCGGTCGCTCGACACCCGCCTCGTCGTCTTCGACACCTCCGTCGTCGACCTCACCGACCAGCTCGACGACCCCGTCGACGTCCTCTTCGGGACCCGGCTCGGCGGCGGCACGGACATCAACAGGGCGCTCGCGTACTGCCAGTCGAAGATCACCCGGCCGAGCGAGACGGTCGTGGTGCTCATCAGCGACCTCTACGAGGGCGGCATCAAGGACGAGATGCTGAAGCGGGTCGCCGCGATGAAGGCGGCCGGCGTGCAGTTCGTGACGCTGCTCGCGCTCTCCGACGAGGGCGCCCCCGCCTACGACCACGAGCACGCGGCGGCCCTCGCGGCCCTCGGCGCCCCCGCCTTCGCCTGCACCCCCGACCTCTTCCCGGAGATCATGGCCGCCGCCATCGAGAAGCGCCCCCTCCCCGTCCCGGACCCGGAGACGACCCCCTCGGGACAGGGCGCGCGGTGACCGGCGCGGAGCTGCGGGGGAGCACTGAAACCGCAGGTCAGGGCCCCCGCGCGAGCGGCACCCCGTGCCAAGGGGAGGGGCACGCTGTGACAGGTATCACCGCTGCGCCCGTACCTCGCGATTTAGAGACCACGGCGGGACGGCGATAGCCTGGCAGGCGGACATGCCGCGTACCCGGAACAACGACGTGTGCGCTTCTCTCAGTGACGAAGGCCAGCTGTCACGCCGCCCTGTCGCGGCACGCCCACGGATTGACAGACCGCACAGCGGCAAGATCACGGAGTAGGGACGGACGCGCGTGGACCTGTTCGAGTACCAGGCGAGGGACCTCTTCGCCAAGCACGGTGTACCGGTGCTGGCCGGTGAAGTCATCGACACGCCTGAGGCGGCGCGCGAGG comes from Streptomyces sp. Tu6071 and encodes:
- a CDS encoding VWA domain-containing protein, coding for MTGHEVAEVLPEGERLRRWRLVLGGDRGAEGTGASLSGRDLAMDKALAALYGGRDGGDGQARGGRRQGGLGGSAPDVARWLGDIRTYFPTSVVQVMQRDAIERLGLSALLLEPEMLEAVEADVHLVGTLLSLNKAMPETTKETARAVVRKVVEELEKKLAAKTRQTVTGALDRSARVNRPRHQDIDWNRTIAANLKNYLPEYRTVVPEKLIGYGRAARGVKKDVVLCIDQSGSMAASVVYASVFGAVLASMRSLDTRLVVFDTSVVDLTDQLDDPVDVLFGTRLGGGTDINRALAYCQSKITRPSETVVVLISDLYEGGIKDEMLKRVAAMKAAGVQFVTLLALSDEGAPAYDHEHAAALAALGAPAFACTPDLFPEIMAAAIEKRPLPVPDPETTPSGQGAR